In Neisseria brasiliensis, the following proteins share a genomic window:
- a CDS encoding cell division protein produces the protein MKWLFAVLVALNIIVFGGMVAHRMTEKQPEAANAPLEGGTHELARPASLEPQSAAPSENSAPEWINVPENNADIPEPESEEAIAARKQKEREEKLAKEKKAREEKAKREKEAQQKGMDLQTGTQANIEQGDNAPRQCVATASVSMDEDDYHRIKGLLTRWPHAASRSVEKRSAKKGENAVNKTFRVLLPSDGDAMAQLENLNSKGFTGVVYNGEISMGVTRSRSSAQILISRLAGAGFGGARILEQEEKSSAPDGTLSVSRMTVTFMAVGERDAQDIRNVVGRYGNLNVRACR, from the coding sequence ATGAAATGGTTATTCGCCGTGTTGGTTGCACTTAATATCATCGTATTCGGGGGAATGGTGGCGCACCGCATGACAGAAAAGCAGCCTGAAGCAGCCAATGCGCCGCTGGAAGGCGGAACACATGAATTGGCACGTCCGGCTTCTTTGGAGCCGCAATCTGCTGCGCCGTCTGAAAACAGCGCACCGGAGTGGATTAACGTGCCGGAAAACAACGCCGACATTCCGGAACCTGAATCGGAAGAAGCCATCGCCGCACGCAAACAAAAAGAGCGTGAAGAAAAGCTGGCTAAAGAGAAAAAAGCGCGCGAAGAAAAGGCCAAGCGAGAAAAAGAAGCGCAGCAAAAAGGTATGGATTTGCAGACGGGAACTCAGGCCAATATTGAGCAAGGCGATAACGCACCGCGTCAATGTGTTGCCACCGCCAGTGTTTCTATGGATGAAGACGATTACCACCGCATCAAAGGCCTGCTGACCCGTTGGCCGCATGCCGCCAGCCGCAGCGTGGAAAAACGTTCGGCTAAAAAAGGCGAAAATGCAGTGAACAAAACCTTCCGCGTGTTGTTGCCGTCTGACGGCGATGCCATGGCGCAGTTGGAAAACTTAAACAGCAAAGGCTTCACCGGCGTGGTGTACAACGGCGAAATCAGCATGGGCGTGACCCGCAGCCGCTCTTCGGCGCAAATCCTGATTTCACGCTTGGCCGGTGCCGGTTTCGGTGGCGCGCGTATTTTGGAGCAGGAGGAAAAAAGCAGCGCACCCGATGGCACTTTGAGCGTCTCGCGCATGACCGTGACCTTTATGGCTGTTGGCGAACGTGATGCGCAAGATATCCGCAATGTGGTGGGGCGCTACGGTAATTTGAATGTGCGTGCTTGTCGTTAA
- a CDS encoding bifunctional biotin--[acetyl-CoA-carboxylase] ligase/type III pantothenate kinase, whose amino-acid sequence MSSMKPQHWQVLAALSDGLPHHVSQLSRLAGVKPQQLNGFWQQMPPHIRGLLRQHDGQWRLVRRLAVFESQALQRLAQMYGFQTALKNECVSSNDEILALARESAQKAHKALCVAHVQSKGRGRQGRSWQHRLGECLMFSFGWAFDKPQHELSALALVAALACNRALAKLGLNTQIKWPNDLVVGRDKLGGILIETVRNGGQTVAVVGIGVNFVLPKEVENAASVQALFQTASQRGATVNQLMSALLAELNSAFEAFAKSGFGAMLGEYQAANRDHNRPVMLLQDGVVLHEGTVSGVNEQGALRLATAAGEKTIVSGEISLRPNDNPIPQIIVRNERYLLLDGGNSQLKWAWVENGAFSEVSRAPYRDLSRLGEEWRERSDGLVKVVGCAVCGETKKALVAEQLSQPVEWLPSMVQGLGVRNHYRNPAEHGSDRWFNALGSRRFSQNACVVVSCGTAVTTDALTDDNHYLGGTIMPGFHLMKEAMALKTANLNRPIGKVYPFPTTTSNALASGMMDAVCGALMMMHGRLKQKVGTEKQVDVIITGGGAAKVVQALPEAFVLDNTVKIVDNLVIYGLLNWIEQK is encoded by the coding sequence ATGAGCAGTATGAAGCCTCAGCATTGGCAGGTATTGGCGGCACTTTCAGACGGCCTGCCGCATCATGTGTCGCAACTGAGCCGTTTGGCCGGTGTGAAGCCACAGCAACTCAACGGATTCTGGCAGCAAATGCCGCCTCATATCCGCGGTTTGTTGCGTCAACACGATGGGCAATGGCGGCTGGTGCGGCGCTTGGCGGTGTTTGAATCCCAAGCCTTGCAGCGTTTGGCGCAAATGTATGGTTTTCAGACGGCCTTGAAAAATGAATGCGTTTCCAGCAATGATGAAATCTTGGCCTTGGCGCGCGAGTCGGCACAAAAAGCACACAAAGCCTTATGTGTGGCGCATGTTCAAAGCAAAGGGCGCGGACGGCAGGGGCGCAGTTGGCAGCACCGTTTGGGCGAATGTCTGATGTTCAGCTTCGGCTGGGCATTTGATAAGCCGCAGCACGAATTAAGCGCGTTGGCTTTGGTGGCAGCCTTGGCCTGTAATCGTGCGTTGGCGAAACTGGGTTTGAATACGCAAATCAAATGGCCGAATGATTTGGTGGTTGGGCGCGACAAGCTCGGCGGCATTTTGATTGAAACTGTACGCAACGGCGGCCAAACGGTGGCGGTGGTTGGCATCGGTGTGAATTTTGTGTTGCCCAAAGAAGTGGAAAACGCCGCTTCGGTACAGGCTTTGTTTCAGACGGCCTCACAACGTGGCGCAACCGTAAACCAATTAATGAGCGCATTGCTGGCTGAGTTAAACAGCGCGTTTGAAGCCTTTGCTAAAAGCGGTTTTGGTGCGATGTTGGGCGAATATCAGGCTGCCAACCGCGACCACAACCGTCCGGTGATGTTGTTGCAAGACGGTGTGGTGCTTCATGAGGGTACGGTATCAGGCGTGAATGAGCAGGGCGCGTTGCGTTTGGCGACTGCCGCAGGCGAGAAAACCATCGTCAGCGGCGAAATCAGTTTGCGCCCAAACGATAATCCCATACCGCAAATCATTGTGCGCAACGAGCGCTATTTGCTGCTTGACGGCGGCAACAGTCAGCTGAAATGGGCATGGGTAGAGAACGGTGCATTCAGCGAAGTGAGTCGAGCACCTTACCGCGATTTAAGCCGCCTGGGTGAAGAATGGCGCGAGCGTTCAGACGGCCTGGTGAAAGTAGTTGGCTGCGCCGTGTGTGGCGAAACCAAAAAAGCCTTGGTGGCGGAACAATTGTCCCAGCCGGTCGAATGGTTGCCGTCGATGGTGCAAGGTTTGGGCGTACGCAATCATTACCGCAATCCGGCGGAACATGGTTCCGACCGTTGGTTCAACGCCTTGGGCAGCCGCCGCTTCAGCCAAAATGCCTGCGTGGTGGTGAGTTGCGGTACCGCAGTGACCACCGATGCGCTGACCGATGATAACCACTATCTCGGTGGCACGATTATGCCCGGTTTTCATCTGATGAAAGAAGCGATGGCACTGAAAACCGCCAACCTGAATCGACCCATCGGCAAGGTATATCCGTTCCCGACGACCACGTCGAATGCTTTGGCCAGCGGCATGATGGACGCGGTATGTGGTGCGTTGATGATGATGCATGGCCGTCTGAAACAAAAAGTCGGCACGGAAAAGCAGGTTGACGTCATCATCACCGGTGGCGGGGCAGCCAAAGTGGTGCAGGCCCTGCCGGAAGCATTTGTTTTGGACAACACAGTCAAAATTGTAGATAATCTCGTCATTTACGGCTTACTCAACTGGATAGAACAAAAATGA
- a CDS encoding adenylyltransferase/cytidyltransferase family protein, with the protein MSKWPLPDFEQKICPPEALAERLTVLPRPLVFTNGCFDILHRGHVTYLAQARATGAAMILALNTDASVRRQGKGDDRPINPLENRAAVVAALASVDVVTWFDDDTPAALIELVKPDILVKGGDWTVDKIVGSQETLARSGKVYSIPFLHQTSTTQTLAKIRAAEAADK; encoded by the coding sequence ATGTCCAAATGGCCTTTACCCGATTTTGAACAAAAAATCTGCCCGCCCGAAGCACTTGCCGAACGCTTGACTGTATTGCCGCGTCCGCTGGTGTTTACCAACGGCTGCTTTGATATTTTGCATCGCGGCCATGTCACTTATTTGGCGCAGGCACGCGCGACCGGTGCGGCGATGATTTTGGCCTTGAACACTGATGCTTCCGTGCGCCGCCAAGGTAAGGGCGATGATCGCCCGATTAATCCTTTAGAAAACCGTGCGGCGGTGGTGGCAGCGCTGGCCAGCGTGGACGTGGTGACGTGGTTTGATGATGACACACCAGCGGCTTTGATTGAGTTGGTCAAACCGGATATTTTGGTCAAAGGCGGCGACTGGACAGTCGATAAAATTGTCGGTTCGCAAGAAACCTTGGCGCGCAGCGGCAAGGTGTATTCGATTCCGTTTTTACACCAAACATCCACCACGCAAACACTGGCGAAAATCCGCGCCGCAGAGGCGGCCGATAAATGA
- the folD gene encoding bifunctional methylenetetrahydrofolate dehydrogenase/methenyltetrahydrofolate cyclohydrolase FolD, with protein MTAQLINGKEVSQQRLAAVAQAVEQRTAAGLRTPCLAVVLVGDDPASAVYVRNKKTACQKSGIASLSYELPAETTQDELLKLVDELNANPEVDGILVQLPLPKHIDSQAVLERILPHKDVDGFHPYNVGRLVVKMPLMRPCTPKGVMTLLEAYGVDPKGKKAVIVGASNIVGRPQALELLLSRATVTICHSATENLAEEVAQADILVVGVGIPNFVKGEWVKPGAVVIDVGINRLEDGSLCGDVEFDVAKERAAMITPVPGGVGPMTIATLLENTLHAAQLHD; from the coding sequence ATGACTGCTCAATTAATCAACGGTAAAGAAGTCTCCCAACAACGCTTGGCGGCAGTCGCCCAAGCAGTCGAACAACGCACAGCAGCCGGCTTACGCACGCCTTGTTTGGCCGTGGTTTTGGTTGGTGACGACCCCGCCAGCGCGGTTTATGTGCGCAATAAAAAAACCGCCTGCCAAAAATCAGGCATTGCGTCTTTGTCTTACGAATTACCTGCCGAAACCACGCAAGACGAATTACTGAAGCTGGTGGACGAATTAAACGCCAATCCTGAAGTGGACGGCATTTTGGTGCAACTGCCTTTGCCGAAACACATCGACAGCCAAGCCGTATTGGAGCGCATTTTGCCACATAAAGACGTGGACGGCTTCCACCCTTACAACGTTGGTCGTTTGGTTGTCAAAATGCCACTGATGCGCCCATGCACACCTAAAGGCGTGATGACACTTCTCGAAGCCTACGGCGTTGACCCTAAAGGCAAAAAAGCCGTGATTGTAGGTGCGTCCAATATTGTTGGCCGCCCGCAAGCATTAGAATTACTGCTCTCACGTGCCACCGTCACCATCTGCCACAGCGCCACAGAAAACTTGGCGGAAGAAGTGGCTCAAGCCGATATTTTGGTGGTTGGGGTCGGCATCCCGAATTTTGTTAAAGGCGAATGGGTAAAACCGGGCGCCGTAGTCATCGATGTCGGCATCAACCGCTTGGAAGACGGCAGCTTGTGCGGCGATGTGGAATTTGATGTAGCCAAAGAACGCGCAGCCATGATTACCCCAGTTCCCGGCGGTGTCGGCCCAATGACCATTGCCACGCTTTTGGAAAACACTTTACACGCCGCTCAATTGCATGATTAA